From a single Chitinophaga sp. Cy-1792 genomic region:
- a CDS encoding DUF5856 family protein, protein MSTHTVKEVKKSTEISTGEFLGIMFSFNSSLKLLHWDAQGKGSYAAHIALDQAEHDLRKILDRLVETTMATKGDMDITIPETRKPKDAIAYIDGFYTVVDAKRDLFPDQFTQSIIDEYQEGIKQLLYRLKRLQ, encoded by the coding sequence ATGAGTACACACACTGTTAAGGAAGTAAAGAAATCCACTGAGATTTCTACCGGAGAGTTTTTAGGGATTATGTTCTCATTTAACAGCAGCCTGAAGCTTTTGCACTGGGATGCGCAGGGTAAAGGTAGCTATGCGGCCCATATTGCACTGGACCAGGCAGAGCACGACCTCAGAAAGATACTGGACCGCCTGGTAGAAACAACTATGGCCACAAAAGGCGACATGGACATAACCATTCCTGAAACCAGGAAACCGAAAGATGCCATTGCCTATATCGATGGATTTTATACGGTGGTAGATGCTAAGCGTGATTTGTTCCCCGACCAGTTTACACAGTCTATTATTGACGAATACCAGGAAGGTATCAAACAGCTGTTATACCGGCTTAAACGTCTGCAATAA
- a CDS encoding M48 family metallopeptidase, whose amino-acid sequence MSKMLYPPSPVIADKSFLLPNANFKKQAVRVIVSICCFFFVYPLVVLLAVILGCLGVYFGFWLMSTQIGLLTLMLGGAILVTSFAAIYFVLQFQFVRLGREKISHIEITEVEHPVLFDFIRQISREAGTSFPRRIYLSQEVNASVFYIPTFWSMFFPKRRNLVIGAGLINALNITAFKAAMAHEFGHFSQQSLQLGGYIYHVNRLIYSMVRDDERVNGFIEGMEKVNGVLALVAYAADILVKAVMYVMKRLYAYVNRTYMSLSREMEFHADMVGASLAGSNNAITSLVSTEYANAAMNALGDKLNLLFAEGKVSRNVYLNHRSVMLINAKSRSWEVNNGLPLIPDNFSKSFATSRVNYKDQWASHPSLEDRSTSLKALNIEGITDNRSAWELFESPEKVQEEISQLFYAEVDITRATVITPAAFEQFYTGEITRYALPAVYLGFYDGRNIDLKGWDMDEISQETRLRTFDEIYNESNGQLYNKIRRNQADLEILHAIRTGKIQVNTFDFDGKKFGADKAATLAAALEDEIEEQELLLKELDKEGFVLFNNQDAAIGNQYHSLKLEQQFVEDFLAIAIEIEQIITPFYNHELTVTYITDTLDAMKQQQIPKLKALLTQVLDKQWAAEEKWNSRISAFIKADYVYFSQNSIPPGELKELESVHSNVGFINEEMIALRSILSEVHGKNIEWLFIQFKALLERQLEIPEIRDMVAV is encoded by the coding sequence ATGAGCAAAATGTTGTATCCGCCATCTCCCGTCATTGCGGATAAAAGTTTTTTATTACCCAATGCGAATTTTAAGAAACAGGCAGTTCGCGTTATCGTCTCGATATGCTGCTTCTTTTTTGTGTATCCACTGGTAGTGTTGCTGGCAGTGATATTAGGATGCCTGGGCGTTTATTTTGGTTTCTGGCTCATGTCTACCCAGATAGGATTATTGACGCTGATGTTAGGAGGAGCTATCCTGGTAACGAGCTTTGCTGCCATCTATTTTGTGCTGCAATTCCAGTTTGTCAGATTAGGAAGAGAGAAAATTAGCCATATAGAAATAACGGAAGTGGAGCACCCGGTACTATTTGATTTTATCAGGCAAATCAGCAGGGAAGCCGGGACAAGTTTTCCCAGGCGCATTTACCTGAGCCAGGAAGTTAACGCCAGCGTATTCTATATCCCCACTTTCTGGAGCATGTTTTTTCCGAAACGTCGCAATCTCGTTATTGGCGCCGGGCTGATCAATGCGCTGAATATTACAGCGTTCAAAGCTGCCATGGCGCATGAATTCGGGCATTTTAGCCAGCAAAGTTTGCAATTAGGTGGCTATATCTATCATGTAAACCGGTTGATTTATAGTATGGTCCGCGATGATGAGCGTGTCAACGGCTTTATAGAAGGGATGGAAAAAGTAAATGGTGTGCTGGCACTGGTGGCATATGCTGCAGATATACTGGTAAAGGCTGTCATGTATGTTATGAAGCGATTGTATGCTTATGTTAACAGGACCTATATGAGCCTTAGCCGTGAAATGGAATTCCATGCGGACATGGTCGGTGCTTCCCTGGCTGGAAGTAATAACGCAATTACCAGCCTTGTTAGCACTGAATATGCTAATGCAGCCATGAATGCCCTGGGCGACAAACTAAATTTATTGTTTGCAGAAGGGAAGGTCAGCAGGAATGTCTATCTCAACCACCGGTCTGTTATGTTAATTAATGCAAAATCGAGGAGCTGGGAAGTAAATAACGGCCTGCCATTGATACCGGATAATTTTTCTAAAAGCTTTGCTACATCAAGGGTGAACTATAAAGATCAATGGGCAAGCCACCCTTCCTTAGAAGACCGTTCCACATCGCTGAAAGCATTGAATATTGAAGGTATAACAGATAATCGCAGCGCCTGGGAACTGTTTGAGTCACCTGAAAAAGTGCAGGAAGAAATCAGTCAGTTATTTTACGCAGAAGTAGATATTACCCGGGCTACGGTTATTACGCCGGCAGCATTTGAACAATTCTACACCGGTGAAATAACAAGATATGCCCTGCCTGCTGTCTACCTGGGATTTTATGATGGTAGAAATATCGACCTTAAAGGTTGGGACATGGATGAAATCAGCCAGGAAACCAGGCTACGGACTTTCGATGAAATTTATAACGAATCCAATGGACAGCTGTATAATAAAATCAGGCGGAACCAGGCAGACCTTGAAATACTACATGCGATCAGAACAGGTAAGATCCAGGTAAATACCTTTGATTTTGACGGTAAAAAATTTGGTGCTGATAAAGCCGCCACATTAGCTGCCGCTTTGGAAGACGAGATTGAAGAACAGGAATTGCTGCTAAAAGAGTTGGATAAGGAAGGATTCGTACTTTTTAACAACCAGGATGCAGCTATAGGAAATCAGTATCATAGCCTGAAACTGGAGCAACAGTTTGTAGAGGATTTTCTGGCCATTGCTATTGAGATTGAACAGATAATAACGCCATTTTATAATCACGAATTGACTGTAACATATATTACTGATACCCTGGATGCCATGAAGCAGCAGCAGATTCCAAAGCTGAAGGCATTACTTACGCAGGTGCTGGATAAGCAATGGGCCGCTGAAGAAAAATGGAATAGCCGTATCAGCGCCTTTATTAAGGCTGATTATGTTTACTTCTCCCAAAATTCTATTCCTCCGGGGGAATTGAAGGAGCTGGAATCAGTGCATTCCAACGTTGGCTTTATCAATGAGGAAATGATAGCTTTAAGGTCTATCCTGAGTGAGGTTCATGGAAAAAATATAGAATGGCTGTTTATACAATTTAAAGCCTTGCTGGAAAGACAACTGGAAATCCCTGAAATCAGGGATATGGTAGCAGTATAG
- a CDS encoding WG repeat-containing protein gives MKYLRFIIPLLLPFTAGAQQFTEVEYLSPFQDLLAEVKIDNQVQFLHRGGSVLIDQRENQGYYKTLIGIKHNAYGAVNYNGKTIAPFKFDEVKLADEQSDYDHSNDYCFVITRLNGKYGAIDTFGKVLAEPIYDELGPLNAAVYKFRKGPLWGWADIKTGQVIQEAAFDEVGKSYISPFLKVERQHKVGLIRNDGSPVTDIGYADFSGLGYEDNAYFTYEVQGKIGVMDSAGKKITPPLYDKIERGPVYGTFAVSKAGKVGFVNRDGKEITDLIYTSSAPYGNYVMVKKMGKQGILNGEGKEIVPIVFDEIIPAGIDAEKLTSATSFSTRFNYGHPGWFLTRKGNLWNVYDTTGKKLLATDYAHADIIVYNGMPLIAITTAQHLMGLAKTDGTPLVPCRYTGISQGYNDGYSYMSNMAGPKGNQFIAMMKKDRLGLFNTTTGKEVLPPIYTRIEWQNPAMIALNINYDTSAMAAPDGTMIRAASKYGNFTAVSENRIVQTVYGSKNSADTWLTDLKGNKLYTYPYWEFKHNGFSRLLMPDSVKRDIASFNNGLLKIWNNIHENLFVDTTGKEVYFNDYQFVGDFYNGLALAGKGEGRSMHFGIISRDNKVVYPITADDINRFEDDLLQVRQDTLQGLIRKDGSIFLPLKYDDISKFYDIGYYKVGKSGNFGVVDSTGKEIIPMKYQDITYDKSQRNFYVTDNRKYGIISSSGVIIIPAKYDELERNQSYYDGDGFPVMVKEDGWYFYINADGSVLPYRSKKRKGYDE, from the coding sequence ATGAAATACCTAAGATTTATCATACCATTGCTGTTGCCATTTACTGCCGGTGCACAGCAATTTACAGAAGTAGAATACCTCTCTCCGTTTCAGGACCTCCTCGCTGAAGTAAAGATCGATAACCAGGTGCAATTCCTGCACCGTGGCGGTTCCGTGCTGATAGATCAACGGGAAAACCAGGGGTATTATAAAACACTCATCGGCATAAAACATAATGCCTATGGTGCAGTAAACTACAACGGGAAAACGATCGCACCGTTTAAATTTGATGAGGTGAAGCTGGCAGATGAACAAAGCGATTATGATCATAGCAACGACTATTGTTTTGTTATCACCCGCCTGAATGGGAAATATGGCGCTATTGACACGTTCGGTAAAGTATTGGCAGAGCCTATATATGATGAGTTAGGACCACTGAATGCTGCCGTCTATAAGTTCAGAAAAGGGCCACTCTGGGGATGGGCCGACATCAAAACAGGTCAGGTCATCCAGGAAGCCGCCTTTGACGAAGTAGGAAAAAGCTATATCTCTCCCTTTCTCAAGGTAGAACGTCAGCATAAAGTCGGACTTATACGCAATGACGGCTCACCCGTAACTGATATCGGGTATGCCGACTTCAGCGGCCTTGGCTATGAAGATAACGCCTACTTCACCTACGAAGTACAAGGGAAAATTGGCGTTATGGACAGTGCCGGCAAAAAGATCACTCCTCCACTGTACGATAAAATAGAAAGAGGACCCGTCTATGGTACCTTTGCGGTATCCAAAGCAGGAAAGGTCGGCTTTGTTAACCGCGATGGAAAGGAAATCACAGATCTCATCTATACTTCATCTGCTCCTTATGGCAATTATGTAATGGTGAAGAAAATGGGTAAGCAGGGTATACTGAACGGAGAAGGAAAAGAAATTGTGCCGATTGTATTTGATGAGATTATTCCCGCTGGCATAGATGCCGAAAAGCTCACCAGTGCAACTTCCTTCAGTACACGTTTTAACTATGGTCATCCCGGATGGTTCCTCACGCGTAAAGGCAATCTATGGAATGTGTATGATACCACCGGTAAAAAACTGCTGGCAACAGATTACGCGCATGCCGATATCATCGTTTATAACGGGATGCCGCTGATCGCTATTACCACTGCACAGCACCTGATGGGGCTGGCAAAAACCGACGGTACTCCGTTGGTGCCTTGCCGTTATACCGGTATCAGCCAGGGTTATAATGATGGTTATTCCTATATGTCAAATATGGCAGGTCCGAAAGGCAATCAATTCATCGCCATGATGAAAAAAGACCGCCTCGGACTTTTTAATACCACCACTGGAAAAGAAGTGCTGCCTCCAATTTACACCAGGATAGAATGGCAAAACCCTGCCATGATAGCGCTGAACATCAACTATGATACCAGTGCCATGGCCGCACCTGACGGCACAATGATAAGAGCTGCCAGTAAATATGGCAATTTCACCGCCGTTTCAGAAAACAGGATCGTACAAACTGTTTATGGCAGTAAAAACTCTGCCGATACCTGGCTGACAGACCTGAAAGGGAATAAGCTGTATACCTATCCGTACTGGGAATTTAAACACAATGGTTTCTCGCGCCTGCTCATGCCGGATTCCGTTAAAAGAGATATAGCTTCTTTTAACAACGGCTTGTTGAAAATCTGGAACAACATCCATGAAAACCTCTTCGTAGATACCACCGGTAAGGAAGTATATTTCAATGATTACCAGTTTGTGGGAGATTTCTACAATGGTCTGGCACTGGCAGGAAAAGGAGAGGGAAGGAGTATGCATTTTGGCATTATCAGCCGTGATAATAAAGTCGTATATCCTATCACTGCGGATGATATTAACCGCTTTGAAGATGATCTCCTGCAAGTAAGACAGGATACCCTGCAAGGCTTGATCAGAAAGGATGGTAGTATATTCCTGCCGCTGAAATATGATGACATCAGTAAGTTTTACGATATCGGATATTATAAAGTAGGTAAAAGTGGAAATTTTGGTGTGGTAGATTCTACCGGTAAAGAAATTATCCCGATGAAATACCAGGATATCACCTATGATAAAAGTCAGCGGAATTTTTATGTTACGGATAATAGGAAATATGGCATTATCAGTAGCAGCGGAGTTATTATAATTCCGGCGAAATATGATGAGCTGGAACGCAACCAAAGCTACTACGATGGCGACGGTTTTCCGGTGATGGTAAAAGAAGACGGCTGGTATTTCTACATAAACGCCGATGGTTCCGTATTACCTTATCGTTCAAAGAAAAGGAAGGGATATGATGAATAG
- a CDS encoding WG repeat-containing protein, with amino-acid sequence MMNRKLVLLACLAGILLQFPAQAQKGSIFVKGLARIQQNGKSWYINTKGQKVFDKIEQPFNPADFEDDEHPEIKENERLLLVKNNGKFGVLDSTNTWLVPAIYDSVSLEYRLYLRLKKADKVTLATTRGKLLVPLLYQDITILGGNYFGVRSNNKWGIYNGNTGTLVIPAMYDQLDYCAGCGSEGDYLLAAKGNKWGVINLKNETIIPFEYQHDNYSPRGTNWICGLQKNGSYVMINPVTKKVYAAPEYTYMETIDDMLKVKKDGYFGLINNEGKPITDFIYDDISNPYSEFENGPFITVTKNKKSGLINRAGKVIVPPSYDGEIRCFEHYYIAKVSGDYKLFDSTGQPVLEKAYTNIEGNRPGYKSQEPLIFVLQKAAVYGFYFPLTKKLIEPAFHEFTSDGSGKYMEVEYQHKKGLYSTSGEEILAASYNNFEKLNDELYLVLQNKNWGLVNIKTKQQVMPYQYTDIKLLAASDTLLEIAQRNSAGDNTYGIADLKGNILLPATYDGVYHMKGTVYGVSKLIGDHSTYTLYDVATRKLQPVEGYKNFSTVEGQMIVGNGEKSGVVDEHNKTIIPTDYADIRVRSRGIYQVVKNTGNKMLYGYIDSTGKELVPCIYDVDLYGYSNFETGNSLLLLKLSPDGATFRQGLASLQGLILIPPGYDQLLINADDKGFIGKNGHKFTLLHANGKPVTSKQFDDIALDEPASYGSVKYSFPVLCREGNTMVYVNEDGTTLPMKVTAIMPFMGDDYNLY; translated from the coding sequence ATGATGAATAGAAAGTTAGTACTATTAGCCTGCCTCGCAGGAATATTGCTGCAATTCCCTGCACAGGCACAGAAAGGTTCCATATTCGTGAAGGGACTGGCGCGCATTCAGCAGAACGGAAAATCCTGGTACATCAATACAAAGGGACAGAAAGTATTTGACAAGATAGAGCAACCCTTTAATCCTGCCGACTTTGAAGATGATGAACATCCGGAGATTAAGGAAAATGAAAGGCTGCTGCTGGTTAAGAACAACGGGAAATTCGGGGTGCTGGATAGTACCAATACCTGGCTGGTGCCAGCGATATACGATTCCGTTTCGCTGGAATATAGATTATATCTCCGCCTGAAAAAAGCAGACAAGGTAACGTTGGCGACTACCCGTGGAAAACTACTCGTGCCATTGTTATACCAGGACATCACTATACTGGGTGGTAATTATTTTGGCGTACGTTCCAATAATAAATGGGGCATATATAACGGGAATACCGGTACACTGGTAATACCCGCTATGTACGATCAGCTGGACTACTGCGCCGGCTGTGGCAGCGAGGGAGATTATCTCCTGGCAGCAAAGGGAAATAAGTGGGGTGTCATTAACTTAAAGAATGAAACGATTATTCCTTTCGAATACCAGCACGATAATTATTCGCCGCGTGGTACAAACTGGATTTGCGGCCTGCAGAAAAACGGAAGCTATGTAATGATCAATCCTGTTACAAAAAAGGTCTATGCAGCGCCGGAATATACCTATATGGAAACCATCGACGATATGCTGAAGGTGAAGAAAGATGGTTATTTCGGGTTGATAAATAATGAAGGGAAACCAATTACAGACTTTATCTACGACGATATCTCCAATCCCTACAGCGAATTTGAGAACGGTCCTTTTATTACCGTTACAAAGAATAAAAAATCAGGACTGATCAACAGGGCAGGAAAAGTCATTGTGCCTCCATCTTACGACGGGGAGATCCGTTGCTTTGAACACTACTACATTGCAAAGGTTTCGGGTGATTATAAATTATTTGATAGTACCGGGCAACCGGTGCTGGAAAAGGCATATACGAATATTGAAGGTAATCGTCCCGGCTACAAGAGCCAGGAGCCGCTGATTTTTGTATTACAAAAAGCCGCTGTGTATGGATTTTATTTCCCGCTGACAAAAAAGCTTATTGAGCCGGCATTCCATGAATTTACATCAGATGGTTCCGGCAAGTATATGGAAGTAGAATACCAGCATAAAAAAGGCTTGTATTCTACCAGCGGAGAGGAAATATTAGCGGCCAGCTATAATAACTTTGAGAAGTTGAATGATGAGCTGTATTTGGTGCTGCAAAATAAGAACTGGGGCCTGGTGAATATCAAAACAAAGCAACAGGTAATGCCCTATCAATATACCGATATTAAGTTGCTTGCCGCTTCAGATACACTGCTGGAAATCGCTCAGCGGAACAGTGCCGGCGATAATACCTATGGTATCGCCGATTTGAAGGGTAATATTTTGCTGCCTGCCACCTACGATGGTGTATATCATATGAAAGGAACGGTATATGGGGTTAGTAAGCTGATTGGAGACCATTCAACCTATACGCTCTATGATGTTGCTACGCGGAAACTACAACCAGTTGAAGGGTATAAGAATTTTTCCACCGTGGAGGGGCAGATGATCGTTGGCAATGGGGAGAAATCCGGTGTGGTTGATGAACATAATAAGACCATTATCCCAACGGATTATGCGGATATCAGGGTACGCAGTAGGGGGATTTACCAGGTCGTGAAAAATACCGGCAACAAAATGCTATATGGCTATATTGACAGTACCGGCAAGGAATTGGTGCCATGCATTTACGATGTAGACCTATATGGGTATAGCAACTTCGAGACGGGTAACAGTTTGTTGTTATTGAAGTTGTCGCCTGATGGGGCTACGTTCCGGCAAGGACTGGCTTCCTTACAGGGGCTGATATTAATACCGCCCGGCTATGACCAGCTGCTGATCAATGCCGATGATAAAGGCTTTATTGGCAAGAATGGCCATAAGTTTACACTACTGCATGCTAATGGCAAACCTGTTACCAGCAAGCAGTTTGATGATATTGCGCTGGATGAGCCGGCAAGTTATGGCTCCGTTAAATATAGTTTTCCTGTATTGTGCAGAGAGGGAAATACGATGGTGTACGTAAACGAAGATGGTACTACCTTGCCGATGAAAGTGACAGCCATTATGCCTTTTATGGGCGACGACTATAACCTTTACTAG
- a CDS encoding NADAR family protein: MEKITRYNLEWLLAQEENNNPAKYLFFWGHTPAANGQLGKECFSQWYEAPFTADGHRYLTAEHWMMAQKALLFKDQPIFQQILTCKTPGEAKKLGRKVSNFDGGIWDKHRCDIVRTGNVHKFGQHEALKTYLLNTGSRILVEASPLDKIWGIGMGKDNPDAARPDAWKGLNLLGFALMEARDILTKQ; the protein is encoded by the coding sequence ATGGAAAAGATAACCCGCTACAACCTCGAATGGCTCCTGGCACAGGAGGAAAACAACAACCCCGCTAAATACCTGTTCTTCTGGGGACATACACCTGCCGCCAACGGGCAATTAGGAAAAGAATGTTTCAGTCAGTGGTACGAGGCCCCGTTCACTGCCGACGGCCATCGCTATCTTACCGCAGAACACTGGATGATGGCACAGAAAGCCCTGCTATTCAAAGACCAGCCCATCTTCCAGCAAATCCTGACTTGCAAAACGCCCGGTGAAGCCAAAAAACTAGGCAGGAAAGTCAGCAACTTCGATGGAGGGATATGGGACAAACACCGCTGTGATATTGTAAGAACCGGCAACGTGCATAAATTCGGACAGCATGAAGCGCTAAAAACCTACCTGCTGAATACCGGCAGCCGTATTCTCGTAGAGGCGAGCCCCTTAGATAAGATCTGGGGAATAGGCATGGGTAAAGACAACCCAGATGCTGCCCGCCCTGATGCCTGGAAAGGCCTCAACCTGCTGGGGTTTGCCTTAATGGAAGCACGTGATATACTGACTAAGCAGTAA
- a CDS encoding PepSY domain-containing protein, which produces MKVFFRRIHLYLGLTAGLVITLSCLTGAMLVFEKEITEALNHDRYFVTPAEKRVPLSAIINSVKQEVPGANITRIQLFADPTRTVQVLFEEKKKEKRAEGEKADSKPMGREKGKGAAPKKEKGRTAFVNPYTGQVIELYSYQATFYYKIFAFHRWLLAGDTGKIITGTSTFIFLFILITGIILWWPKTRNILKQRLKVKWDGNWKRVNNDLHVVLGFYTSIFLFVIAFGGVVWSFDWFSNAFYSTLGGNKPATIAGSIATEPNQLRISPDDAFRIGQQQEPNAYFYTVNMPKDSSSSFVVNALPSSARIEVATTAFTIDQYSGKVLQKETFSDRKLGTQVKNLMKPIHTGTIYGTPTKIFYFVIALLGAIFPATGTIMWLNRTRKQKKKPATKTMETKKAA; this is translated from the coding sequence ATGAAAGTATTCTTCCGACGCATTCACTTATACCTCGGACTCACAGCCGGCCTCGTTATCACCCTGAGCTGCCTCACAGGTGCCATGCTGGTATTTGAGAAAGAGATTACAGAGGCGCTCAACCACGACAGGTATTTCGTTACGCCTGCCGAAAAACGCGTGCCACTGTCGGCCATCATTAACAGCGTCAAACAGGAAGTTCCCGGTGCGAATATTACCCGCATCCAGTTATTTGCAGATCCTACCCGTACCGTACAGGTTTTATTTGAAGAGAAGAAAAAAGAAAAACGCGCCGAAGGCGAGAAAGCCGACAGCAAGCCAATGGGCCGCGAAAAAGGCAAAGGAGCAGCCCCCAAAAAAGAAAAAGGCCGTACAGCCTTCGTAAATCCCTATACCGGACAAGTAATTGAGCTTTACAGCTACCAGGCTACCTTCTACTATAAGATATTCGCCTTCCACCGCTGGCTGCTGGCAGGTGATACCGGAAAAATCATCACCGGTACCAGTACCTTCATATTCCTGTTTATCCTGATCACCGGGATTATCCTCTGGTGGCCTAAAACAAGAAATATCCTGAAGCAACGCCTGAAAGTTAAATGGGATGGTAACTGGAAACGTGTCAACAACGACCTCCACGTAGTACTCGGTTTTTATACTTCCATCTTTTTATTTGTGATTGCCTTTGGTGGCGTGGTATGGTCGTTCGACTGGTTCAGCAATGCCTTCTATTCCACCCTGGGTGGTAACAAACCCGCTACCATCGCCGGCAGCATAGCTACTGAACCTAACCAGCTGCGTATCAGTCCGGACGATGCCTTCCGCATTGGCCAGCAACAGGAACCTAACGCCTACTTCTATACGGTGAATATGCCTAAAGACAGCAGCAGCTCCTTCGTTGTAAACGCACTGCCATCCTCTGCAAGAATAGAAGTAGCCACTACCGCTTTTACCATCGACCAATACAGCGGTAAGGTATTACAGAAAGAAACTTTCAGCGATCGTAAACTGGGTACCCAGGTAAAGAACCTGATGAAGCCCATTCATACCGGTACTATTTACGGTACCCCTACAAAAATATTCTATTTCGTGATTGCCTTGCTGGGCGCTATCTTCCCTGCAACAGGCACCATCATGTGGCTGAACAGAACACGTAAGCAAAAAAAGAAACCAGCGACAAAAACGATGGAAACGAAGAAAGCAGCATAA